From Enterococcus mediterraneensis, the proteins below share one genomic window:
- a CDS encoding glutamate-5-semialdehyde dehydrogenase, with the protein MTDLTTLGRQAKDSAYHLGLMDTSRKNQLLTAMAAALEENTDKIIAANAEDLAQAQQNGIKETMQDRLRLTPERITAMAEGLRQIVQLPDPIGEVEKMWKNTDGLMIGRQKVPLGVIGIIYESRPNVTTDAAGLCFKTGNAVILRGGKEAFHSNLALVQILQDTLTENQEDPHAIQFIEDTSHEVANEMMRLTDYLDVLIPRGGAGLIRRVKETATVPVIETGTGNNHVYVDKDAQIDMAVKIVRNAKVQRPSVCNAAETVLVHQDIAETFLAALEADLAQQVELRADERSMTYLDQAVPAQESDWKTEFLDYTLAVRVVDSLEEAIAHINRYNTKHSEAIVTDNYFASQKFLKEVDAAAVYVNASTRFTDGFVFGFGAEIGISTQKLHARGPMGLEALTSTKYIIYGDGQIRE; encoded by the coding sequence ATGACAGACTTAACGACTTTGGGGCGTCAAGCAAAAGACAGCGCCTATCATTTGGGTTTGATGGACACCTCAAGAAAAAATCAGCTTTTGACAGCGATGGCCGCCGCACTGGAAGAAAATACCGACAAAATCATCGCCGCCAACGCTGAAGATCTCGCTCAAGCGCAGCAAAACGGCATCAAAGAAACGATGCAGGATCGTCTGCGATTGACTCCCGAACGAATCACCGCCATGGCAGAAGGTTTGCGGCAGATCGTCCAATTGCCAGATCCTATCGGCGAAGTAGAAAAAATGTGGAAAAATACAGATGGACTGATGATCGGTCGGCAAAAAGTACCGCTGGGCGTCATCGGTATCATTTATGAATCTCGTCCAAATGTCACTACTGATGCAGCGGGTCTGTGTTTCAAAACAGGTAATGCAGTGATCCTGCGAGGCGGTAAAGAAGCATTTCATTCTAATCTCGCGTTGGTGCAGATTTTGCAAGACACATTGACAGAAAATCAAGAAGATCCTCACGCTATCCAATTCATTGAAGATACTTCCCATGAAGTCGCCAACGAAATGATGCGGCTGACAGATTATTTAGATGTATTGATCCCTCGAGGCGGCGCAGGATTGATCCGCCGGGTCAAAGAGACTGCCACCGTACCTGTCATCGAGACCGGCACCGGCAACAATCATGTTTACGTAGACAAAGATGCGCAGATCGACATGGCGGTGAAAATCGTCCGCAACGCTAAAGTACAGCGCCCTTCTGTATGCAACGCCGCTGAAACGGTTTTAGTCCATCAAGACATTGCGGAAACGTTTTTAGCCGCTCTTGAAGCAGACCTTGCGCAACAAGTAGAGCTGCGGGCGGATGAACGCAGCATGACCTATTTGGATCAAGCGGTTCCTGCCCAAGAATCAGATTGGAAAACAGAATTTTTGGATTATACATTAGCTGTAAGAGTCGTGGACTCGCTAGAAGAAGCGATCGCCCACATCAATCGCTACAATACGAAACACTCAGAAGCTATCGTAACAGACAACTACTTTGCTTCTCAGAAATTTTTGAAGGAAGTCGATGCGGCGGCAGTCTATGTCAATGCCTCTACCCGCTTTACTGACGGCTTCGTCTTTGGTTTCGGCGCGGAGATCGGCATCTCTACTCAAAAACTCCACGCTCGCGGGCCAATGGGATTGGAGGCATTGACCTCTACAAAATATATTATTTATGGCGATGGACAGATCAGAGAATGA
- a CDS encoding DegV family protein, producing the protein MYQIVTDSCCDIPFQLLEEAGVAYIPMFVEMDGKEYIDDLGKTFDYENFLEKIKANHQAKTSQINVGRYVEFFRPYVEKKIPILYLAFSSGMSGSYNSALQAVALLEEEYEQPQIRVVDTLAASAGEGLLVIEAQKRQAAGQTLDEVAEWVEDAKMRLHSWVTVDDLKHLERGGRISKTAAAVGGLLNVKPIIHVDESGHLQNVDKVRGRNKSLQKVADETINHLTSTEDQIIYIAYSGDRQSAEKVAELLKQKITISDLKLLPLGPTIASHTGYGCIAVFSFGTVRKD; encoded by the coding sequence ATGTATCAAATAGTCACTGATTCTTGCTGTGACATTCCTTTTCAACTATTAGAAGAAGCTGGGGTCGCCTATATCCCCATGTTTGTCGAGATGGATGGGAAAGAATATATCGATGATCTCGGAAAAACATTTGATTATGAAAATTTTCTTGAAAAAATAAAGGCCAATCATCAAGCAAAAACCAGTCAGATCAATGTCGGACGCTACGTGGAATTTTTCCGTCCATACGTAGAAAAGAAGATCCCGATTTTATATCTGGCGTTTTCTTCCGGTATGAGCGGCTCTTACAATAGCGCACTGCAAGCCGTAGCTCTTTTAGAAGAAGAATATGAACAACCTCAGATCCGGGTGGTAGATACATTGGCTGCCAGTGCCGGTGAAGGATTATTAGTGATCGAAGCACAAAAACGCCAAGCTGCCGGACAGACATTGGACGAGGTGGCTGAATGGGTAGAAGACGCGAAAATGCGTCTGCATTCTTGGGTGACCGTAGATGACTTGAAACACTTGGAACGCGGCGGACGTATCTCTAAAACAGCAGCCGCAGTGGGCGGACTATTGAATGTCAAACCGATCATCCATGTAGACGAATCCGGCCATCTGCAAAATGTCGACAAAGTCCGCGGCCGCAACAAATCATTGCAGAAAGTCGCAGACGAAACGATCAACCATCTGACTTCAACAGAAGATCAGATCATCTATATCGCTTATTCCGGGGATCGCCAAAGCGCGGAAAAAGTTGCTGAATTATTGAAGCAAAAAATCACTATCAGCGATTTGAAACTTCTGCCACTGGGACCTACCATCGCCAGCCATACCGGTTACGGTTGTATCGCAGTGTTTTCATTTGGGACGGTCCGTAAAGATTAA
- a CDS encoding GNAT family N-acetyltransferase translates to MKLVVGKQRWQRAASCFIRMQVFVLEQKIPLEEEFDDNDLDETVYAVLYDDNKPVSTGRFLQEEDAARMTRIATLPEYRGQHLGSKIIYALEDHAKAQGLKKVVIHADLTALPFYQKLGYVPYGEVYLEDGVPCQSLKKTI, encoded by the coding sequence ATGAAATTAGTTGTAGGAAAACAACGATGGCAGCGTGCCGCCAGCTGTTTTATTCGGATGCAGGTTTTTGTATTGGAACAAAAGATCCCGCTGGAAGAAGAATTTGATGACAATGATCTGGATGAGACAGTTTATGCCGTTCTTTATGACGACAACAAACCGGTTTCTACCGGGCGGTTTTTACAAGAAGAAGATGCCGCACGTATGACTCGGATCGCCACATTGCCGGAATATCGCGGTCAGCATCTAGGCAGCAAGATCATTTATGCTTTGGAAGACCATGCCAAGGCGCAGGGATTAAAAAAAGTCGTCATCCACGCTGATTTGACGGCATTACCATTCTATCAAAAATTGGGGTATGTGCCTTATGGAGAAGTCTATCTGGAAGACGGCGTACCTTGTCAAAGCTTGAAAAAAACAATTTAA
- a CDS encoding ABC-F family ATP-binding cassette domain-containing protein — MITVSDVSLQFSDRKLFDDVNIKFTPGNCYGLIGANGAGKSTFLKVLSGEIQPSTGNVAIGPDERMAVLKQNHFDFEEYTVIETVIMGHKRLYDVMKEKDAIYMKEDFSDEDGIKAAELEGEFAELNGWEAEPEAAVLLQGLNISEDLHQMQMSELTAGQKVKVLLAQALFGHPDVLLLDEPTNGLDIQSINWLEEFLINFENTVIVVSHDRHFLNKVCTHMADLDFGKIKLYVGNYDFWLESSQLATKLQAQQNAKKEEQIKELQEFIARFSANASKSKQATSRKKMLEKITLDDIQPSSRRYPFVGFKPKREIGNDLLQVENVSVTIDGKKILDNISFTLNKDDKVAFVANNDIVTTTLFKVLMGELTPDTGTVRWGVTTSQSYLPKDTSKEFANELTILDWLRQYASKEEDDNTFLRSFLGRMLFSGEDVLKPVNVLSGGEKVRCMLSKIMLSKANVLVLDDPTNHLDLESITALNDGLMSFTGSLLFASHDHQFIQTLANRIIAVSDKGVVDRMDTTYDEFLANEDVQQRVAVLYGQN, encoded by the coding sequence TTGATTACAGTAAGTGATGTAAGTTTGCAGTTTTCCGATCGCAAACTTTTTGATGACGTAAATATTAAGTTTACCCCTGGCAATTGTTATGGCTTGATCGGTGCGAACGGTGCCGGCAAATCGACATTTTTAAAAGTTTTATCCGGCGAGATCCAACCTTCTACCGGAAATGTGGCTATCGGTCCAGATGAACGGATGGCCGTATTGAAGCAAAATCATTTCGACTTTGAAGAATACACCGTGATCGAAACGGTCATTATGGGCCATAAGCGCCTTTATGACGTGATGAAAGAAAAAGACGCCATCTACATGAAAGAAGATTTCAGCGATGAAGACGGTATCAAAGCCGCTGAATTAGAAGGCGAATTTGCAGAATTGAACGGTTGGGAAGCTGAACCGGAAGCGGCTGTCTTGCTGCAAGGATTGAACATCTCAGAAGACCTGCATCAGATGCAAATGAGCGAACTGACTGCCGGACAAAAGGTCAAAGTCCTGCTGGCGCAAGCTTTGTTCGGTCATCCTGACGTGTTACTTTTAGATGAACCTACCAATGGACTGGATATCCAATCCATCAATTGGCTGGAAGAATTTTTGATCAATTTTGAAAATACCGTGATCGTCGTTTCCCATGACCGCCACTTCTTGAACAAAGTATGTACCCACATGGCGGACTTAGACTTCGGCAAGATCAAACTTTATGTCGGCAACTACGACTTTTGGCTGGAATCAAGCCAATTAGCAACGAAATTGCAAGCACAGCAAAACGCGAAAAAAGAAGAACAGATCAAAGAATTGCAAGAATTTATCGCTCGTTTCAGCGCCAATGCGTCAAAATCAAAACAAGCGACTTCTCGTAAAAAAATGCTGGAAAAAATCACATTGGATGACATCCAGCCTTCTTCCCGCCGCTATCCATTCGTCGGTTTCAAACCGAAACGGGAGATCGGCAACGATCTTTTGCAAGTGGAAAATGTCAGTGTGACTATCGACGGTAAGAAGATCTTAGACAACATCTCATTTACACTGAACAAAGATGACAAAGTCGCATTTGTTGCTAACAACGATATCGTGACAACGACGCTATTTAAAGTATTGATGGGAGAATTGACACCTGATACCGGAACTGTCCGTTGGGGCGTGACTACCAGCCAATCCTATCTTCCAAAAGATACATCCAAAGAATTCGCTAATGAATTGACGATCCTCGACTGGTTGCGGCAATACGCATCAAAAGAAGAAGACGACAACACATTCTTGCGAAGCTTCTTAGGTCGGATGCTGTTTTCCGGCGAAGACGTTTTGAAACCTGTGAACGTCCTTTCCGGTGGCGAAAAAGTCCGCTGTATGCTTTCAAAAATCATGCTTTCAAAAGCCAATGTCTTAGTCTTGGATGATCCTACCAATCACTTGGATCTGGAATCCATCACCGCATTGAATGACGGCTTGATGTCCTTTACCGGCTCATTATTGTTTGCTTCTCATGACCACCAATTCATCCAAACCCTTGCAAATCGCATCATTGCGGTTTCCGACAAAGGCGTGGTAGACCGCATGGATACTACGTATGATGAATTCTTGGCAAACGAAGACGTCCAACAACGAGTAGCGGTATTATACGGACAAAACTAA
- the radA gene encoding DNA repair protein RadA: protein MAKKPKAQFVCQNCGYVSPRYLGKCPNCGSWNSMTEEIIQDTTDRRVRTTITGQKMQPTKIADVVPKREPRVETKLAELNRVLGGGVVPGSLVLIGGDPGIGKSTLLLQVSQQLAEIGGKVLYVSGEESAEQIKMRAQRLGSIDTEFYLYAETDMQEISRAIENIRPDYVIIDSIQTMTQPDITSVAGSVSQVRETTAELLKIAKTNGIAIFIVGHVTKEGSIAGPRMLEHMVDTVLYFEGEKHHSFRILRAVKNRFGSTNEIGIFEMHENGLHEVANPSQVFLEERLEGATGSAIVVAMEGSRPILVEIQALVTPTMFGNAKRTTTGLDFNRVSLIMAVLEKRAGLLLQNQDAYLKAAGGVKLNEPAIDLAIAVSIASSYKEKGTSPTECFIGEIGLTGEIRRVNAIEQRVKEVQKLGFTKVYLPKNNLAGWQPPKGIEVVGVTTLAETLKKVFR from the coding sequence ATGGCAAAAAAACCTAAAGCACAATTTGTCTGCCAAAATTGCGGCTATGTTTCCCCAAGATATTTAGGAAAATGTCCCAATTGCGGCAGTTGGAACTCAATGACTGAAGAGATCATCCAAGATACGACCGATCGTCGTGTCCGAACCACGATCACCGGTCAAAAAATGCAGCCTACTAAAATCGCGGATGTCGTGCCAAAACGAGAACCGCGGGTAGAAACCAAACTTGCGGAATTAAATCGCGTGCTGGGAGGCGGCGTTGTTCCCGGCTCGTTGGTACTGATCGGCGGCGATCCCGGGATCGGGAAGTCGACACTGCTGCTGCAGGTTTCTCAGCAGTTGGCGGAGATCGGCGGCAAGGTCTTGTATGTTTCCGGCGAAGAAAGTGCCGAACAGATCAAGATGCGGGCACAGCGGTTAGGTTCTATCGATACGGAATTTTATCTGTATGCAGAAACCGATATGCAGGAAATCAGCCGTGCCATCGAAAATATCCGTCCTGATTACGTGATCATCGACTCGATCCAGACAATGACACAACCGGATATCACCAGTGTTGCCGGCAGTGTCAGCCAAGTGCGGGAGACCACCGCGGAATTGCTGAAGATCGCCAAAACCAACGGCATCGCCATCTTCATCGTAGGCCACGTTACCAAAGAAGGCTCCATCGCCGGACCGCGGATGCTGGAGCATATGGTAGATACCGTGCTGTATTTTGAAGGCGAGAAGCACCACAGTTTTCGAATTTTGCGGGCGGTGAAAAACCGCTTTGGATCAACCAACGAGATCGGGATCTTCGAGATGCACGAAAACGGGCTGCATGAAGTCGCCAACCCCTCACAAGTCTTTTTGGAAGAGCGCTTGGAAGGCGCCACCGGATCGGCGATCGTGGTGGCAATGGAAGGCAGTCGTCCGATATTAGTAGAGATCCAAGCATTAGTCACACCGACGATGTTCGGTAACGCGAAACGGACTACCACCGGTCTGGATTTCAATCGGGTCTCACTGATCATGGCTGTTTTGGAAAAACGCGCGGGATTGCTTTTGCAAAACCAAGATGCGTACTTGAAAGCAGCCGGCGGTGTCAAATTGAATGAACCGGCGATCGATTTAGCGATCGCAGTCAGCATTGCGTCCAGTTATAAAGAAAAAGGGACCAGCCCGACGGAATGTTTCATCGGCGAGATCGGTTTGACCGGTGAGATCCGCCGCGTCAACGCCATCGAACAGCGGGTCAAAGAAGTCCAAAAATTAGGATTCACCAAAGTCTATCTGCCAAAAAACAATCTGGCGGGTTGGCAGCCGCCAAAAGGGATCGAAGTCGTCGGCGTGACGACATTAGCGGAAACCCTAAAAAAAGTTTTCCGTTGA
- a CDS encoding PIN/TRAM domain-containing protein, which yields MQKRVIMILMVVAGASLGISLFPLAWRAIDQYSNQWLNNPFTNSLLGALIFFLFSLVLAKHVAAGIKKIEEKLSELSLTYLLFGAVGAIIGLTISVIISMALYNIQIPFINSVVPIILMILCGYLGFRIGTTRIDEWKKIFATKNKKTESSEQVLERKAEDHFRRYKILDTSVIIDGRIYDIAKTGFLEGTILIPNFVLYELQYIADSGDSLKRVRGRRGLDILNALQKEDGISVEMYDGDFEEITEVDSKLIKLAKLLDGVVVTNDYNLNKVSEFQNVPVLNINELANAVKPVVIPGEGMEVLVVKAGTERQQGVAYLDDGTMVVVEDGQHYMNERIKVIVTSALQTAAGRMIFAKPAHSGRGIDNKDKKEAHA from the coding sequence ATGCAAAAACGCGTTATTATGATTTTAATGGTCGTTGCCGGAGCTAGTCTGGGAATTTCGCTTTTTCCATTGGCTTGGCGGGCGATCGATCAGTATAGCAATCAATGGCTGAATAATCCGTTTACCAACAGTTTGTTAGGTGCCCTTATTTTCTTTTTATTCTCATTAGTGTTGGCTAAACATGTGGCAGCCGGTATCAAAAAAATCGAGGAAAAATTAAGCGAGCTCAGCTTGACCTATCTATTATTCGGAGCGGTAGGAGCGATCATTGGCTTGACGATCAGCGTGATCATTTCGATGGCGCTGTATAATATCCAGATCCCTTTCATCAACAGTGTCGTGCCGATCATTTTAATGATCTTGTGCGGCTATCTGGGATTTCGTATCGGTACGACTCGGATCGATGAATGGAAAAAAATCTTTGCGACAAAAAATAAAAAAACCGAGTCCAGCGAACAGGTCTTAGAGCGTAAAGCCGAAGATCATTTTCGCCGCTATAAGATCTTAGACACCAGCGTGATCATCGACGGACGGATCTATGATATCGCCAAGACCGGTTTTCTGGAAGGTACGATCCTGATCCCTAATTTCGTTCTTTACGAGTTGCAGTATATCGCCGATTCCGGAGATAGTTTGAAACGGGTGCGGGGACGTCGCGGATTGGATATCCTGAACGCATTGCAAAAAGAAGACGGCATCTCTGTTGAAATGTACGATGGTGATTTTGAAGAAATCACTGAAGTAGACAGCAAGCTGATCAAATTGGCAAAATTATTGGATGGGGTAGTCGTAACAAATGACTACAACCTCAACAAAGTATCGGAGTTCCAAAATGTACCGGTACTGAACATCAACGAGTTGGCGAATGCCGTTAAACCAGTGGTGATCCCTGGAGAAGGCATGGAAGTCTTGGTAGTGAAAGCCGGGACGGAACGTCAGCAAGGGGTTGCTTATCTGGATGACGGTACGATGGTCGTCGTGGAAGATGGTCAACATTACATGAATGAACGAATCAAAGTCATCGTGACCAGCGCGTTGCAGACTGCGGCAGGACGGATGATCTTCGCAAAACCAGCCCACTCGGGACGAGGCATTGATAACAAAGACAAAAAAGAAGCCCACGCGTAA
- the gltX gene encoding glutamate--tRNA ligase, with translation MTKVRVRYAPSPTGHLHIGNARTALFNYLFARHNDGEFIIRIEDTDQKRNITDGEKSQLENLAWLGMDWDESPQNPGEYGPYRQSERKDIYQPLIDQLLASNRAYKCYCTEEELEAEREAQRARGEMPHYGGKCAFLTPEEQAEKEAQGMEAVIRFRVPKNTEYKFHDMVKGDIVFESDNVGGDFVIQKRDGMPTYNFAVAVDDHLMKITHVLRGDDHIANTPKQLMIYEAFGWTPPQFGHMTLIINSETGKKLSKRDESILQFIEQYRELGYLPEAMFNFIALLGWSPVGEEEIFSQKELIEIFDANRLSKSPAAFDAKKLEWVNNHYIKEMDLDVLTEMCLPYLVKEGLVDAQPDEEKMAWVKKLVSLYQPQMSYAAEILEVSQLFFNEHPVLDDAEKEVLAGETVPTVLQAFKAKLEAMEVVDAPSVKAAIKEVQKETGIKGKNLFMPIRVAVSGQMHGPELPNTIELLGKEKALDHLNKVL, from the coding sequence ATGACAAAAGTACGTGTACGTTATGCACCAAGTCCCACAGGACATCTACACATTGGAAACGCGCGGACAGCTTTATTCAACTATTTGTTTGCCCGTCACAATGATGGCGAATTTATCATTCGCATTGAAGACACTGACCAAAAACGCAACATTACCGATGGCGAAAAAAGCCAGTTGGAAAATTTGGCGTGGTTAGGGATGGACTGGGATGAGTCTCCGCAAAATCCGGGGGAATACGGTCCTTACCGCCAATCAGAACGTAAAGATATCTATCAACCGCTGATTGATCAATTATTGGCCAGCAATCGAGCGTATAAATGCTACTGTACCGAAGAAGAATTAGAAGCAGAACGGGAAGCACAACGAGCACGTGGTGAAATGCCTCATTACGGCGGAAAATGCGCCTTCTTGACACCAGAAGAACAAGCAGAAAAAGAAGCGCAAGGGATGGAAGCAGTAATCCGTTTCCGCGTTCCTAAAAATACTGAATACAAATTCCATGATATGGTCAAAGGCGATATCGTGTTCGAATCTGACAATGTCGGCGGCGATTTTGTCATCCAAAAACGCGATGGTATGCCAACGTATAACTTTGCCGTAGCGGTAGATGATCATTTGATGAAGATCACTCACGTCTTGCGGGGAGACGATCATATCGCCAATACGCCAAAACAATTGATGATCTACGAAGCATTCGGCTGGACACCGCCGCAATTCGGACACATGACATTGATCATCAACAGCGAAACCGGTAAGAAATTGAGCAAACGGGACGAATCGATCCTGCAATTCATCGAACAATACCGAGAATTAGGCTATCTGCCAGAAGCGATGTTCAACTTTATCGCTTTATTGGGCTGGTCACCGGTAGGAGAAGAAGAAATCTTTTCTCAAAAAGAATTGATCGAGATCTTCGATGCCAACCGTTTGAGCAAATCACCAGCGGCTTTTGACGCGAAAAAACTAGAATGGGTCAATAACCACTACATCAAAGAAATGGATCTGGATGTATTGACAGAAATGTGCCTGCCTTATCTTGTAAAAGAAGGATTGGTAGATGCGCAACCAGATGAAGAAAAAATGGCTTGGGTCAAAAAACTTGTTTCCTTGTATCAACCGCAAATGAGTTACGCTGCTGAAATCTTGGAAGTTTCCCAATTGTTCTTCAATGAACATCCAGTCTTGGACGATGCGGAAAAAGAAGTCTTGGCCGGTGAAACAGTTCCGACTGTCTTGCAAGCCTTCAAAGCAAAATTGGAAGCTATGGAAGTCGTAGACGCGCCAAGTGTCAAAGCAGCCATCAAAGAAGTCCAAAAAGAAACGGGCATCAAAGGCAAGAATCTGTTCATGCCGATCCGTGTCGCAGTTTCTGGACAAATGCACGGTCCTGAACTGCCTAATACCATTGAATTGTTAGGGAAAGAAAAAGCATTGGATCATTTGAATAAAGTATTATAA
- a CDS encoding dUTP diphosphatase translates to MKKRGFEVITDYQNAAITLPQRATHHAAGYDFEAAEEVVIPSIWKSGIIDAVKTLTASEQIHKKIKPVLVPTGIKAYMGEDEYLQLANRSSNPLKRFLILANGVGIIDSDYYNNPDNEGHIMFQFINFGLTDVTIKKGERIGQGLFLPFLKADQDVTNAARQGGFGSSDQPQQ, encoded by the coding sequence ATGAAAAAAAGAGGCTTTGAAGTGATCACCGATTATCAAAACGCAGCGATCACGCTGCCGCAACGGGCGACCCATCACGCGGCCGGCTACGACTTTGAAGCCGCCGAAGAGGTAGTGATCCCCAGTATTTGGAAATCCGGGATCATTGACGCTGTCAAAACGCTGACAGCTTCAGAACAGATCCACAAAAAAATCAAACCAGTCTTAGTACCCACCGGCATTAAAGCTTATATGGGAGAAGATGAATATTTGCAGCTGGCGAACCGTTCCAGCAATCCGCTGAAGCGTTTCTTGATCTTAGCAAACGGGGTTGGGATCATCGACAGCGATTACTATAATAATCCAGATAATGAAGGACATATCATGTTCCAGTTCATCAATTTTGGACTGACAGATGTAACCATCAAAAAAGGCGAACGAATCGGACAAGGCTTGTTCCTGCCGTTTTTAAAAGCGGATCAAGATGTTACGAATGCCGCACGCCAAGGCGGTTTTGGATCTTCAGATCAACCCCAGCAGTAA
- a CDS encoding ZIP family metal transporter, whose amino-acid sequence MIDWIMSLDAWQQVLVGTGFTYFMTALGAALVFFFKNIKRDILNLMLGFASGIMIAASFWSLLDPAISRAEENGDIPWLVVSVGFALGGLFLYLADKTIPHVHFGPNKEKEGLPSHLKRTILLVFSITLHNIPEGLAVGVAFGAAASAPDPRAAVLAAISVAIGIGIQNFPEGAAVSIPLRQEGLSRRKSFLYGQASGIVEPISGVIGALLVTRVTPILPYALAFAAGAMIYVVVEELIPEAQQTTSSKRHFAVFGTMLGFVVMMMLDVALG is encoded by the coding sequence ATGATTGATTGGATAATGAGTTTGGATGCTTGGCAACAGGTATTGGTCGGTACTGGATTTACTTATTTTATGACAGCTTTAGGGGCTGCATTGGTCTTTTTCTTCAAAAATATCAAGCGAGATATCTTGAATCTGATGCTGGGATTCGCATCAGGGATCATGATCGCAGCCAGCTTTTGGTCACTTTTAGACCCTGCTATCAGCCGCGCGGAAGAAAATGGCGACATCCCTTGGCTGGTTGTCAGCGTCGGCTTTGCGTTGGGAGGATTGTTCCTGTATCTGGCGGACAAAACGATCCCCCACGTCCATTTTGGACCCAATAAAGAAAAAGAAGGTCTGCCCAGTCACTTGAAACGTACGATCTTGCTGGTTTTTTCTATCACATTGCATAATATTCCGGAAGGTTTAGCGGTGGGTGTAGCCTTTGGTGCCGCAGCCAGTGCGCCTGATCCACGGGCTGCCGTGCTGGCGGCGATCTCGGTAGCGATAGGGATCGGTATCCAAAACTTCCCGGAAGGCGCGGCTGTTTCGATTCCTTTAAGACAAGAAGGACTGAGCCGCCGCAAATCGTTTCTTTATGGACAAGCATCAGGGATCGTGGAACCGATCTCTGGAGTGATCGGCGCGTTGCTAGTTACGCGGGTGACCCCGATCTTGCCTTACGCCTTGGCGTTTGCGGCAGGAGCGATGATCTATGTCGTCGTGGAAGAGTTGATCCCAGAAGCCCAACAAACTACTTCCAGTAAGCGGCATTTCGCTGTTTTTGGAACGATGTTGGGATTTGTAGTGATGATGATGTTAGATGTGGCGTTGGGATAA
- the proB gene encoding glutamate 5-kinase produces MREFLKEVQRIVVKIGTSSLIYPNGNINLAGIDQLAFVLTDLRNQGKEVVLVSSGAVGVGMNKLHIGQRPAEIPKQQAIAAVGQAELMNIYNQRFSTYSQQTAQVLLTRDIVEYPESRKNVINTLEELLFMEVIPIINENDTVAVDELDHLTKFGDNDQLSAIVAQILKADLLIMLSDIDGFYSENPAVNPQAERYTRITEIDENLMAQAGGSGSSFGTGGMHSKLKAAKRILANEQAMILANGRKPSIIFDLLAGKEYGTLFAPEQLEED; encoded by the coding sequence ATGCGGGAATTTTTAAAAGAGGTCCAACGAATCGTCGTTAAGATCGGGACAAGTTCACTGATCTATCCAAACGGCAATATCAATCTGGCAGGCATCGATCAGCTGGCTTTTGTTTTGACTGATCTGCGCAACCAAGGAAAAGAAGTCGTCTTAGTTTCTTCCGGTGCAGTAGGTGTAGGAATGAATAAATTACATATCGGCCAACGACCGGCAGAGATCCCCAAACAACAAGCGATCGCCGCAGTGGGGCAAGCAGAATTGATGAACATTTATAATCAGCGCTTTTCGACATACAGCCAGCAGACCGCCCAAGTACTTCTGACTCGTGATATCGTGGAATATCCAGAAAGCCGCAAAAATGTGATCAACACACTGGAAGAGCTGTTGTTTATGGAAGTCATTCCAATCATCAATGAAAATGATACCGTAGCGGTTGATGAATTGGATCATTTAACAAAATTCGGCGATAACGATCAGCTTTCTGCCATCGTCGCGCAAATTTTAAAAGCCGATCTGCTGATCATGCTTTCTGATATCGACGGATTTTATTCAGAAAACCCTGCGGTGAATCCGCAAGCTGAACGGTACACAAGAATCACAGAAATCGATGAAAATTTGATGGCACAAGCAGGCGGCAGCGGCAGTTCATTCGGTACCGGCGGCATGCACAGCAAGCTCAAAGCAGCTAAACGGATCTTAGCGAATGAACAGGCGATGATTTTGGCAAACGGCCGCAAACCGTCGATCATTTTCGATCTTTTAGCAGGAAAAGAATACGGGACGCTTTTTGCACCTGAACAACTAGAGGAGGATTAA